A DNA window from Primulina tabacum isolate GXHZ01 chromosome 12, ASM2559414v2, whole genome shotgun sequence contains the following coding sequences:
- the LOC142520347 gene encoding uncharacterized protein LOC142520347 → MANIGASLKILESQVEQITKQLTSQPSGAIQKIADPNLREVNAGFIQHEEIGMVSREEKEVKLTPIQDEKPILTKRVRDKKNEKYDSNQCIDISILPYPNRYLQLQAEFQKKKVLDDLKNLHTNIDSADQGEVELQEGTRRNLPQKLLDPGEFVVPCEIGGQLVKKAICDSGAIVNIMSSSLYEKLGLSGIKPTEVILQLADKSVKVPLGCVDDVELKIDKLRFPADFVLLDVENSKNVPIILGRPFLATVGAIIDLKQRKLTMDVEGQRVEIKASKISPDHLEQCNDMAAAYYPPEYHPPQEDADDEDGNDH, encoded by the exons ATGGCGAATATTGGTGCTTCATTGAAAATCCTTGAGTCACAAGTGGAGCAGATAACGAAGCAACTCACATCTCAACCATCGGGCGCAATTCAAAAGATTGCAGACCCAAATCTGAGAGAAGTGAATGCCGGTTTTATACAACACGAGGAGATTGGTATGGTAAGCAGAGAGGAGAAAGAAGTTAAACTCACACCTATTCAGGATGAAAAACCAATTCTAACCAAAAGAGTCCGAGATAAGAAAAATGAGAAGTATGATTCGAatcaatgcattgatatttCTATACTTCCCTACCCCAATAGATATCTACAACTACAAGCggaatttcaaaagaaaaaagttcTTGacgatctcaagaacctacacacTAATATTGATTCTGCAGATCAGGGGGAAGTGGAACTTCAAGAAGGAACACGAAGAAATCTTCCTCAGAAGCTGCTAGATCCCGGTGAATTTGTTGTGCCATGTGAAATAGGGGGTCAATTGGTGAAAAAAGCTATCTGTGATTCAGGAGCAATTGTGAATATAATGTCAAGTTCTCTCTACGAGAaacttggactgagcggaatcAAACCCACAGAAGTAATCTTGCAGCTGGCAGATAAATCGGTGAAAGTGCCATTGGGTTGTGTAGACGATGTTGAACTTAAAATTGATAAATTGAGGTTTCCAGCAGATTTCGTGCTACTAGACGTGGAGAACAGTAAGAATGTCCCTAtcattctaggacgaccattCTTGGCTACTGTTGGAGCTATCATCGACTTGAAACAAAGAAAATTGACAATGGATGTTGAAGGTCAAAGGGTGGAAATCAAGGCATCTAAAATTTCTCCCGACCACCTTGAACAGTGCAATGACa TGGCCGCCGCATACTATCCGCCGGAGTACCACCCACCACAAGAAGAcgcagatgatgaggatggcaatgaccactga